In Malania oleifera isolate guangnan ecotype guangnan chromosome 8, ASM2987363v1, whole genome shotgun sequence, a single window of DNA contains:
- the LOC131161463 gene encoding BTB/POZ domain-containing protein At1g21780 isoform X1: MTVYFSCLSLAGQVVEYLEGRGRGSDGDMCDSKVETISRLVQWRIENFGPCSYKKSDPFKIGLWNWIELARHLSVEKNRHMHIKLFPEPSRMSKEQPPIASFILRVNTGPGRKPYISPIHERLLRTSEDFLWPIDSTFLGRFIIDVEFLDLKICPLNGGEASSIWPSDGMMQSLATQSTLQCLSRMLNESIHSDVTINTTDGTLKAHKAVLSASSPVFESMFLHDLKEKESSTIIIEDMSLEACAALLNYLYGTIKQEDFWKHRLALLAAANKYGISNLKDSCEENLLEDINSSNALERLQVAWLYQLNKLKKGCLMYLFDFGKIYDLREEINNFFRQADRELMLEMFQELLTVWKPT; encoded by the exons ATGACTGTCTATTTTTCTTGTCTTTCCCTTGCAGGACAGGTTGTGGAATACTTGGAAGGGCGGGGGAGAGGGAGTGACGGAGATATGTGCGATTCGAAGGTTGAGACGATCTCCAGACTTGTTCAATGGAGGATCGAGAACTTTGGGCCTTGCTCTTACAAGAAGTCTGACCCCTTCAAGATCGGTCTTTGGAACTG GATCGAACTAGCCAGGCACTTGTCTGTGGAGAAGAATCGGCATATGCACATAAAGCTATTCCCGGAACCATCGAGAATGTCCAAGGAGCAGCCTCCGATTGCAAGTTTCATTCTTCGAGTGAATACAGGACCTGGTCGCAAACCGTACATCTCCCCGA TTCACGAGAGACTGCTTAGGACCAGTGAAGACTTTCTCTGGCCCATTGATTCTACCTTTCTTGGTCGCTTCATTATTGATGTTGAGTTTCTGGACCTGAAGATCTGCCCATTGAAT GGTGGGGAAGCTAGTTCTATATGGCCCAGTGATGGAATGATGCAATCCCTAGCGACCCAAAGTACTCTTCAATGCCTGTCTCGCATGCTGAATGAATCCATCCATTCTGATGTCACCATTAACACGACTGATGGCACTCTAAAAGCTCATAAAGCCGTTTTGTCTGCAAGCTCTCCCGTGTTTGAAAGCATGTTCCTCCATGACCTTAAGGAGAAAGAGTCGTCCACAATTATCATAGAAGACATGTCTTTAGAAGCTTGCGCAGCCCTTCTTAATTACTTATATGGAACTATAAAACAAGAGGATTTCTGGAAGCATCGGCTTGCATTGCTGGCTGCAGCAAACAAGTATGGCATTTCAAACCTAAAAGATTCATGCGAGGAAAACCTCCTGGAAGACATCAACTCTAGTAATGCCCTTGAGAGGCTGCAGGTGGCCTGGCTTTACCAGCTGAACAAGCTAAAGAAAGGATGCCTAATGTACTTGTTTGATTTTGGCAAGATCTACGATCTTAGAGaagaaattaataattttttcagGCAAGCAGACAGGGAGCTGATGCTGGAAATGTTTCAGGAGTTGCTTACGGTTTGGAAGCCAACATAG
- the LOC131161463 gene encoding BTB/POZ domain-containing protein At1g21780 isoform X2: MTVYFSCLSLAGQVVEYLEGRGRGSDGDMCDSKVETISRLVQWRIENFGPCSYKKSDPFKIGLWNWHLSVEKNRHMHIKLFPEPSRMSKEQPPIASFILRVNTGPGRKPYISPIHERLLRTSEDFLWPIDSTFLGRFIIDVEFLDLKICPLNGGEASSIWPSDGMMQSLATQSTLQCLSRMLNESIHSDVTINTTDGTLKAHKAVLSASSPVFESMFLHDLKEKESSTIIIEDMSLEACAALLNYLYGTIKQEDFWKHRLALLAAANKYGISNLKDSCEENLLEDINSSNALERLQVAWLYQLNKLKKGCLMYLFDFGKIYDLREEINNFFRQADRELMLEMFQELLTVWKPT; this comes from the exons ATGACTGTCTATTTTTCTTGTCTTTCCCTTGCAGGACAGGTTGTGGAATACTTGGAAGGGCGGGGGAGAGGGAGTGACGGAGATATGTGCGATTCGAAGGTTGAGACGATCTCCAGACTTGTTCAATGGAGGATCGAGAACTTTGGGCCTTGCTCTTACAAGAAGTCTGACCCCTTCAAGATCGGTCTTTGGAACTG GCACTTGTCTGTGGAGAAGAATCGGCATATGCACATAAAGCTATTCCCGGAACCATCGAGAATGTCCAAGGAGCAGCCTCCGATTGCAAGTTTCATTCTTCGAGTGAATACAGGACCTGGTCGCAAACCGTACATCTCCCCGA TTCACGAGAGACTGCTTAGGACCAGTGAAGACTTTCTCTGGCCCATTGATTCTACCTTTCTTGGTCGCTTCATTATTGATGTTGAGTTTCTGGACCTGAAGATCTGCCCATTGAAT GGTGGGGAAGCTAGTTCTATATGGCCCAGTGATGGAATGATGCAATCCCTAGCGACCCAAAGTACTCTTCAATGCCTGTCTCGCATGCTGAATGAATCCATCCATTCTGATGTCACCATTAACACGACTGATGGCACTCTAAAAGCTCATAAAGCCGTTTTGTCTGCAAGCTCTCCCGTGTTTGAAAGCATGTTCCTCCATGACCTTAAGGAGAAAGAGTCGTCCACAATTATCATAGAAGACATGTCTTTAGAAGCTTGCGCAGCCCTTCTTAATTACTTATATGGAACTATAAAACAAGAGGATTTCTGGAAGCATCGGCTTGCATTGCTGGCTGCAGCAAACAAGTATGGCATTTCAAACCTAAAAGATTCATGCGAGGAAAACCTCCTGGAAGACATCAACTCTAGTAATGCCCTTGAGAGGCTGCAGGTGGCCTGGCTTTACCAGCTGAACAAGCTAAAGAAAGGATGCCTAATGTACTTGTTTGATTTTGGCAAGATCTACGATCTTAGAGaagaaattaataattttttcagGCAAGCAGACAGGGAGCTGATGCTGGAAATGTTTCAGGAGTTGCTTACGGTTTGGAAGCCAACATAG